The Sinomicrobium kalidii region AACTCATCAATATTACGGCAACCGCCGGATATGAAATGCAGGTAGCCGGAGGGGACAACGCAGGGCTGAACAGCCTGCAACTTGGCCTAAAAACCGACCTTATCTTTCCGAGGATGCTGTTTCCGGTAAACATCCGGGAAAACTGGTTTAAATATGCCATTCCGAAAACAAAGATTAGCCTGGGGATTGACTACCTGAGACGAAGTGACCTTTACAGCCTGTCTTCCGTATCCTCGACTTTCGGGTATATCTGGGATGCCAACCGCTATATTACCCATGAATTCAACCCTGTATCCCTGAACTATGTGAATCTTGGTAATACCACCCCGGAATTTGAAGAAATACTGGATCAAAATCCTTTTTTACGGAACAGCTTTAATCAGCAATTTATCGCGGGGCTCACTTATTCTTTTACCTATAACGGCATGGTTGACGTTTATGACAAACACCAGTTTTTCCTGAATTCCACGGTAGATATTGCCGGTAATACAATAGACCTCTTTAGCGGAAGTGATAATGAACGCCCCCGTACTTTTCTGGGGCTGGAATACTCCCAATATGCCAAAGCGGATGTTGATATCCACTATCACTATCGTATCAGCAGGGACCAGATGATAGCGACCCGTTTTTACGCCGGGATTGGCGTACCTTATGGCAACTCGGACATCATGCCATACAGCAAGCTGTTTTTTTCCGGGGGGCCATACAGTGTCCGTGCTTTCCGGATCAGGTCATTGGGGCCGGGAACCTATAACCCGGAAAACGATGATAACGATCAGACGACTACTTTTTTCGACCAGACAGGGAACCTGAGACTGGAATTTAATGCGGAATACCGTTTTCCTCTTTTTTCGTATCTCAAAGGCGCCCTGTTTGCCGATGCCGGGAATGTGTGGAATACTTCTGGGAACAATACACTTGAAGGCGGAAAGTTCAGCGGCAATTTCATGAAAGAGCTCGGCGTAGGAGCAGGAGTAGGGCTGCGGGTAGACATACAGAGTTTTGTGATCCGCCTGGACCTTGCGGCTCCGCTCAGCAAGCCCTGGCTGCCGGAAGGGGAACGATGGGAGTTCGATTACAAAAACCCCGTCCTCAATTTTGCGATAGGATATCCTTTTTAGGTTGTTTTTTCAAAAAAGAATTCATTATAAATCTATCAACTATGAAACCCGGATCAGAAGAAACAGAACAGCTGGTACAACGGTTTATACAGGCGCTCACATTTCGAAAACTGGACGAATTGACAGCGCTTTACGCAGAAAGTGTAGACTGGTATATTCCGGGAAACACCAAACTCGCTCCCTGGCTGGGAAAGCGGGAATCAAAAAAAGAGATCAGGGATTTCTTTACACTATTGTGGCAAAATACGGAGCCTGTAGACGCCAAGCTCGATCATATATTGGCCGACGGGAACTTTGCGGTTATCACAGGTGAATTTTCCACCAAAATGTTACCAACCGGGAAAATAGTAAATTCCCTTTTCTCCATACATATTACTACGGAGAACAATAAAATTGTCAAATACAGGCTGCAGGAAGACAGCTATGCAGTAGCCGAAGCATTGAAGTGATCTGCCGCGGTACTATGTCATAAAACATGATACGGTTTATCATTCACCCTGATAAACCGTATCAATGTTTGATAAAAGCGATATCAAATAGCCTGTTTTTTATCCTCCAGCCATTTCCTGGCATTCACAAAGGCTTCAATCCAGGGAGTGACTTCATCATTCCTGTCTTTGGGATAATATGCCCAGTTCCAGGGAAAAATGGAACGTTCGAAGTGTGGCATGGTCACCAGGTGCCTTCCGTCATCCGAAACCATCATCGCCGTATTGAAATCCGAACCGTTGGGACTGGCGGGGTAGCCCTCATAGGCATATTTTGCCACGATATTGTACCGGGATTCTTCATAGGGGAAATGGAATTTACCCTCCCCGTGCGCCGACCAGATACCGAGTTTTGTTCCCGCAAGAGACCCGAGCATTACCGAATGGTTAGGCTGAATTTCAACGGCGGAGAACGTACATTCGAATTTGTGGGTTTCGTTGTGCAGCATTTTCGGCTTCTGTTCGTGTTCCGGGTGTATCAGTCCCAGTTCAACGAATAGCTGGCAGCCGTTACAAACCCCGAGGGAAAGCGTGTCTTCCCTTTTAAAGAAATTTTCCAGGGCGGTTTTTGCCTTTTCGTTATACAGAAATGCACCGGCCCATCCCTTGGCAGACCCCAGTACATCCGAGTTGGAGAAACCTCCTACGGCACCAATGAACTGAATGTCTTCCAGGGTTTCCCGTCCGGAGATGAGATCGGTCATGTGTACATCTTTCACATCAAAGCCGGCCATGTACATGGCATTGGCCATTTCCCGTTCCGAATTGCTTCCCTTTTCG contains the following coding sequences:
- a CDS encoding nuclear transport factor 2 family protein, with protein sequence MKPGSEETEQLVQRFIQALTFRKLDELTALYAESVDWYIPGNTKLAPWLGKRESKKEIRDFFTLLWQNTEPVDAKLDHILADGNFAVITGEFSTKMLPTGKIVNSLFSIHITTENNKIVKYRLQEDSYAVAEALK